One Aegilops tauschii subsp. strangulata cultivar AL8/78 chromosome 2, Aet v6.0, whole genome shotgun sequence genomic window, TCATCAAAGCTCAGTTCCAAAACTTGACTGCAAGAAAACGAAAGCAGTAAGAAATTAATACTAACTGAACAACCAACTGTAACAATATATGTATATAATCGTCACAGCAGCATTCTTCTATAGTGAATGACAAGTGATACTTACTCCTTGTTGGCCATGAAGTTGTCCCTCCAGTGCATCAGAGTTGTGTAGTAGTTGGGCCCAGTATTCTCGACATGCTCTATGCTGTACCCAGTGCGCAACAAGATTAGGTAGGGTTTAATGGATGGAGATCCAGCAATGACCATGAAGTAACCAATCAATCACCGATCGATTGATGTAAAACGTGCCTGAACCTTGATGACGTGGTAATGGCAGACATTACACGGGCCAAAGAAGGAATGCAACCGCCAGGGAATATGTATTCTTTGACGAAGTGTGGCCTTCTTCTGTATTGCTCGTACCGTTCCTCTGCAATTGAGATGAACTAAACACACATGTATAATAGTTAGTTCATGATCGTGTAAACCTAAGGTCTTGCTTGGATATAGTATATAGTAAGGAGTATCTTTCATTTGGCTTTCTGCCAAATCCAAAAGAATAAGGCCTAATATTTGTTCTTTATGCACCAAAAGGAAGGCATATACTACTTAGTTGTGGTTCTTGATGACAGTGGAATTCAGCCGTGAAATCGTTTTGAAATATACTTAGTTGTTGATGTACTAACCTGGAGGACCAATATGCCATCTTCAGCCAAGTAAGACTCACAACAGGCAAAAAATTCGTCCATGTATTCATGGCCAACATTCCACTGATTCACACCAGAGGAATACGTAAGTATAATCACGCACACAGGTGGGGTCGAAGTCACAAAACGCATCCATAATATAGTAGTACTTACCAGCTTATGATAGCGCCATACTTGTAAGGTGGTATTAGGCGATAGTCACACAACAGAAAAGTTATGTGGTCCTAAAAATTAATAGCAATAGATAGTAGAATTGTTAGCTAGGATTTCACCTTGCCGAAGCTGGGGACAAAAgaaatactactccctctgttccaaaatgtATGTCATTTAACGATTTGATGTACAAAATTTCCTAGGCTACGAAATTTCCTGAGTTTCCCATTCTACCCCTGCCGACCGACACgttcccctctctctctcgcccgACGCCGCCCACCACTCGTTCCCCACCACTCGTCTCTCTCTCATGCGCGACGCCGTCCTCTCCCCGTCGATGTGCCCTCTCGCCGGCATCTTGCTCCGCACCGTCGCCTAGCTCACCGCTCCCCACGCATCGCTGCCTAGCTCACCGCTCCCAACGCGCCACCCTCTCAAACTCCGGCAATGCACTGCTGGGCGAGGAGTAGATGCAGAAAGCTGCCATTTTTATGCGCCGGCAACGCGCTGCTgggcgaggaggaggcgcgcgctGGCGCTAGATCTGAGTGTGTTGGCGCTCGATCTGCTTTGTGGAGAGGCATGAAGGAGGCGTTGAAGCGGAGCCGGAGCGGCACCGGCGCGGGCGTGAAGACGGCGGCAGTAGGAGCTGGAGCCCGAGCAGGTGGAGGTGGAGCCGCATCTGGACCTTGTACTGCATGAAGGTCTGACCCCGTCTCCTCTTTGATGGAACAGATTCTTCTTGTTCTTCCCTTTGAACAAGACCTTTGAACTTGATAACCGGCCGGCCGCAGTAGATGGGTTGAATTTGGGTGTGTGGTAACTGTAGCTTGTTTTCCTCTCACCATGGGGCTGGGTAAACTGTAGTTATTAGTTAAACTTCCCTGATTTGTTTTCCTCTTCGATTTGGCCAGATGGATGGAGTAGAGAGCCTAGAGGCTAGAGTAGGAAAGAGCCTTGGACAGGAGCCATGGACAGCGCATGACAGAGCCATGGACAGTGCAGCATCACAAACTTCATTCCGGTAGAGCCTGATGCAGCGCAGCATCACAACCTTGATGGTAAACTTTGTGTACACATCTTGGTAAACTTTGTTGTGTTGTGCCAAGAGTAGATTCATGTACTGTTCTTTCCTGTAGTGGAGCTAATTTTGTGTCTTCGTTAATATTCTCATGAACTTCTGTAGCTTCTCTTACCTAGTCTTGGTCATGAATCTGCAGCTTCACCTAGTTACCTTGTGCTGCAATTTTTGTTATAAAGTGCTAAACTGGTATTGAGCTCAAGTAGCTATGCTCGTACACTGAACCCTGAACATTACACTATGTTTATGGATATTGAACTGGACTGAACCAGAGTGCTCTTTTCCTCAAAATCTTTATTCAAAAGAATCCAAATTTCTGTGAGTATCGATATACTGTGATTTCTGTGAGTATTTACAATTAGTAAAAAGGTAGTGACATGTGAAATCGAGCCAAAAGCAAAATGCGTTCAATTTTTTCATCAAAATTCCTCAAAAAATTGATTGAATTTCTCTCAAATCCAGAAAACAAAACTTAAGAACCCTGGGCTGAAATCAGGTTATATCGCGAATGGCATTAGTGTTTCTAATCATATCTCTAACCTGAATATGGCTCTTATTGCTTAAACTGAAGCTGCAGTTGTTCGACCATTAGGAAAAGAGATCAATTACTTGTTGGTTCTTGCCTCTTTATCCACCACAAATTTTTGTCCTGCAGAAAGGACTTCCCTATGCTGCAAAATAAACAACATGAGATCAATCTTTCATACTGACAATGAGAAACAACAAATCATTGGATTGATCAAACTTGTCCTGAATAAAAAAAATCATTGAAACTTATTCTCATGAAGCTTCTGTAGCTTCTTTTAAAAGTTGTCGTCTATAGCTTCTGTTAACTTGTCTACTGAAACTCCTTGCATGGTGAAGGAAGGAGGCCAGGCCATGAAGAAAAAAGCTCCTGCCCATATCGATTCAAGAGGAGAGGAGGGCCATGGAGGGAGAAGCCTGCTGCTGCAATACCTACCTTGTCGTCCTCATGGTATTCTCCAACTTCTCATGAAGTTTGTGTAGCCTTCTGTTACTCATGAAGCTTCTGTATCCTTTGTTACACATGAAGCTGTAGCTTCACTATCTTCTTTAGCTTCTGTAGATTAACAAAGAAGTTTCTCATGAATTCATCACTATGAATCTTCTCATGAAGCTTCTATTACTCCCAACTTCTGTAGCTTCAGCTTCAGAGTAGCTTGTTAATCTTGCAGTTCCCTTGCTAGTCATGAATGTTCATTGCTTTGGCGAGGGAAATTCTGTAGCTTAGTCGTGGTGCAGCTTCTGTAGTTTTATTAAACTTCAGAAAAATTGTCTTAGGTCTGCATGTGCTTCTTCAGAAAATTGAAAATTTAGTGTGTGTACCTTCTGTACTTATGCAAGTGCAACTTCTGTTACTCCAACTTCTCAAGAGAGGAGTAGTTTTGTTAAGAATTGTCTTAGTCAAGAATGTGCAGCTTTAGTATCTGAAAATATTTAGTGATTGACTGAAGTTTTGTCTGAAATGAAGTTGTAAATCTGGAGTCAAAATTTGTCAAAATTAACTGAAGTTTTGTCAAAATTTGAAGCATATTTTCTCACCTCTGGTAAGTTTCAGTAATATTCAATGTACTATAATTGTTGGACATTACAGCAATTTCAGTTGTTGTTAACTGCTGTAGCATTAGGAGTAGTTTTACTGCAGTACAAGCATTAGGAGTACTGTAAATGGAGTGCTTGCATTAAGAGTATCTTCCagtttcctctctctctctctctctctctccatatTTTTGGTAGTGATATCCTAGAGATTTGTAGTGATCTCCTCTAGCTTCTGTAGCTTCTTTCACTAATGGAGTACTCCTCTTTCTCTCTCCTGttctcttctttctttcttcttggAGTGCTTGATTATCTTCCAGTTccctctcttctcttctctctctctctctctctctctctctctctctctctctctctcttccaaTGCCCTCTCCTCTTatctcttaattaaacaaaaatGATCACACAAATGATGCACTCCACACAAAATTAAATGAAATTTTTCAAACAAAAATGATCATATATATGGAGTAAAATCCAGTCCATAGAAGCCTTTTGCAAACATATGGAGTAATTTCACATGGGGTTTTCCGAAAATGATCATACAAATGATGCACTCCACACAAGTCTCTTCTCAAGGAGTTGCATATACTCCACACAAGCCTCATCTCTAGGGTTTACATATACTCCACACAAACAAGTAGTTACACATACTCCACACAAATAATCACAAGCATCTTAACAAGCAACTCAAGCATCTCAACAAGCAACTCCTCAAGCATCTCAACAAGCATCTTGATAAGCATCTTAACAAGCAACTCCTCAAGCATCTCGACAAGCAACTCCTCAAGCATCTCAACAAGCATCTCGACAAGCATCTCAACAGGCAACTCCTCAAGCATCTCGACAAGCAACTGCTCAAGCATCTCAACTAGCATCTCAACAAGCAAATCCTCAAGCATCTCAACAAGCAACTCCTCAAGCATCTTAACTAGCATCTCCACAGGCAACTCCTCAAGCATCTCAACAAGCATCTCGACAAGCATCTCAACAGGCAACTCCTCAAGCATCTCGACAAGCATCTCGACAAGCATCTCAACTAGCATCTCAACAAGCAAATCCTCAAGCATCTCAACAAGCAACTCCTCAAGCATCTTAACTAGCATCTCCACAGGCAACTCCTCAAGCATCTCAACTAGCATCTCGACAAGCATCTCCTCAAGCATCTCGACAAGCATCTCAACAAGCAACTCTCTCCATTATCCCAAGATTGTGCAGGGCATTTGCATATACCTCTCGAGGGCATGTAAGTCTTGGAGGTAGCATCCCAAGGTTCTCTAGCCTTTCCTTGTTCGCATGGGGTATTTTATACCCATTGGCCCCCGCATAGTTCAGGATTTCAATCATGCAAGCTTGTAGAGATAGGAAAACTCTGTTCAACTTGTAAACCTCATAGTTTTCAAATTCATCTAGCACACCCTTGATAAGATCCTGAAGCGTTCTAGGGCTTAGACAATCTGTTAGAGATTGCAACGAGTTGAAGAACCCAAGGTCAAGGCCATTTAGATCAGGGCTATTGGCAGGTTGTTGAATTAGTCTGATATCGAGTCCAGTTCTTTGCACAGCTGCTACAAATTTTGGGTCGTTAGGCAAGATGTGAGGCTTAGCGTTGTCTTGTTGTATATAGATGGTTTTCCCAACATCATTCTCAAGCCAAGATGCTTGTATTGCTGGCAGTAGGTTCTCTACCATGAACTCTCTCATTACTTGCCTGTTGACTTCTATGGACTTTGTCTCCAATGTTCCTCTGGGCCTGTTGTCGCTTCTCCTCTGAGCCGGAACTTCTTTCACAAACGGCCAAATTCCAATTTTTCCAGAGAAGGTCACATTTCCTTCATTATCCCACCTTGGCCTAGCAACAGCTGTCAAGAACATAACTATTCCAATACAACTGCTGTTTTGCAGAGTTCTCGTAGGCTCTTCCTCCCCATACAGCAGATAATAGTTCCTTTTTTTCTTGGTCATATAGAACCATTTCTCATCAATATGAATAATGTTGTGCATGGTCTTGAATTTTGGCCTTTCAGTTTGTGTTGTTGTCTCATCGAGCATTGACAAGCAAAATTTCATTCTATCCTTCTTGTTCTTTTCATTCAGAGCTGGCTTCAAACAGTTTGTATGCCTCTTTATCAACTTCAGCATGAACTTCCGGTGGAGTGTCGTAGGGCTGCACCCGAGTTGCCAGGCAAGTGACCTGATAGTAGACCTCCTGTTCAGTGGGATGGTAGGGATTTGCTCTAGATTGATGTCTTTCGGCTTTCTTCCACAATTTCCTTTCCTCTGACTTGAAACATCTACGTCCAGACCTTCAGCAATTTGCTCCATCGCTTTCTTCCAAATTCTTTGTATATTCCAAACACCCACTCCAAAGAAATCAGCAATATTTTTCTTGTCATCTCTCTTAAACTTTCCCCCTCTACTCATGCACAATGTATGCATTGCAACATAAGCAACATATCTTTGCTTGTCATCTAGGATATCCCTTTTCTGAACTGCTTGCTCAACACCTGCACAAAGAAAATATATGATCAAATGGAGTACAACAATGCATTTACACAAGTCATTTGAGTCATTTACTCTCTACTCATGATCATTTGAGTCATTTACCTGCATGTTGAACAATTGCATCTCCTACATCTTCATCCATTTCATCTCTTACATCTTCATCTTCTGCAGGTGGGGTGTAGTTGAGGTCTGGGAGATCCATGTTCTCCAGGCAACTGAAAAGAACTTTCAAGGTAAGAGGTTGAACTTTCAAGATGCACACCGGTACATTTTGGAAATGAAAATGATCAATTGGAGCAGTACAACATTATTGCATAGTTTGTTTGCACTATTCTCTTGCTTGCACTGCTTGTTTAACGCTAAATGATCAAATGGAAATGAAAATGATCTTGGAGTAGTTTAGTGTAGGACTTGGAGTAGTACATGAAACTTTTCCTCAAACTGAAATTAACTGAAACTTTAACTGTCAAAATATCCAGCAGGTTCTAGTTGAGGTTCATCAGTAGCAAGTGTAACTATTGTAGTAGCAACTGTAGCAAGTGGAGTATTGATCCTTTCCAAATTAACAATCCAATTTCAGTATCAATGATATTCGCTGCAATAATTTGATAGTACTGCTGAATTTAATTTCCATTTGACTTATGCAAACTGAATTTGACAGTATTGCTGCATCAGTACATTCAGATTCTGTCAAATGATGTAATAAAATCAAGATGTTTGGCCAGGTCTTATTACAATAATAAAATCTCTTATAAATGATGTAAAAATACTCAAATCTCTCCCAGCCAAAAGATGTTTTGTTGGGTCTTATTACAGTACTACTCCAGTCATGAACCTGTTTTTGTTGTGTGTGTGTTCTTAGAAAAACAATTTACTCCAGTCTGTTTTCAGTAGCTGTCTCATGACCCTTTAGTGAGAAAAAGAACATGTGTAATCCAGATGACAGCATCTTCAGTCTATGATTTTTATTTAAAGTAAATCAACATATCAAAAGATGGCAGAGGTTCTTTCAAAATTTATTCTGTCTTTAAATTATTCTGTCTAAATTATTTTGCTCTATTCTTCCCCGTGAATTTAGCTTCTTTTTTCCTTTTACCTCCATGCATTGTTTACTTGATTATTCATTCAGTAAATATTCCATACTTTTACCTCCATTCATTCAGTAAATTATAGAGTATGTTGAGTCATACTCCACCAGATTGTGACTTGTGACCTTGAACGTTTTTTTCCACCAGATTGTTTTAAAGAAGGCTATTAAAAAAAGATGTGTGAGAGTATTAGTGACTCTTATGTGGGCATGCCGCACTTTTCAGGTAGCAGGTTGATCTCTCAACATTTCTCCATTCAAGTCATTTCCCCTAGTGTTTTTTCGAAGCACTACTGCAGATTGCATACTAAGAATGACCGGAGTATTTTATTTACATCAAATAATGTCAAATAGTTTAGATTGTTCAGTCATACCATAGTGTTTAAAAGTTTGGACATTCTGAAGATTCAAATAAAAATAGACATGTGCACACTTTACTTGATCATGTCGAGTTATAGGTGAAAGAGACCCTCTTATGGGAATAATGAAGTACATAAATGATAGTGAGTTCAAAGTAAGGCTGTTCcgccagggaaacatccctccgggagggggaaaccatcgccatcgtcatcaccaacgatcctctcatcgggagggggtcaatctccatcaacatcttcacctgcaccatctcctttaaaaccctagttcatctcttgtatccaatctttgtcccaaagcctcagattggtacctgtgggttgctagtagtgttgattactccttgtagttgatgctagttggtttatttggtggaagatcatatgttcagatcctttatgcatattaatatccctctgattatgaacatgaatatgatttgtgagtagttacgtttgttcccgaggacatgggagaagtcttgctattagtagtcgtgtgaatttggtattcgttcgatattttgatgagatgtatgttgtctttcctctagtggtgttatgtgaacgtcgactacatgacacttcaccattgtttgggcctagaagaaggcattgggaagtaataagtagatgatgggttgctagagtgacagaagcttaaaccctagtttatgagttgcttcgtaaggggctgatttggatccatatgtttcatgctatggttaggtttaccttaatacttcttttgtagttgcggatgcttgcaatatgggttaatcataagtgggatgcttgtccaagaaagggcagtacccaagcaccggtccacccacataccaaattatcaaagtaacgaacgcgaatcatatgagcgtgatgaaaactagcttgacgataattcccatgtgtcctcgggagcgttttccttcatataagagtttgtccaggcttgtcctttgctacaaaaaggattgggccaccttgctgcaccttatttactttcattgcttgttacccgttacgaattatcttatcacaaaactatctgttacctataatttcagtgcttgcagagaaaaccttactgaaaaccgcttgtcatttccttctgctcctcgttgggttcgacactcttacttatcgaaaggactatgatagatcctctacacttgtgggtcatcaagactcttttctggcaccgttgccggggagtgaagcgcctttggtaagtggaatttggtaaggaaagatttatatagtgtgctgaaatttactgtcacttgttactatggaaagtaatcctttgagaggcttgtttggggtatcttcaccccgaccactagagcaaagagttgctcctcaacctactgaacctactgaaaatgtttactttgaaattccttcgggtatgatagagaaactgctagctaatccctttacaggagatggacattcactacaaaaaaagacacatccgtgacattttgggccgaacgaatttttttcctgtcatacatatgacacttctatgacgataattgtgacaaaacccggtatcatcatagatgtggtgggctcctacttctatgacaaaaaataatgacagaaaatgggcttttcgtcctgggcaggccggagacgcagctgcatgacattctttgggccgtccatgacggaaaaaaccgtggtagaagcgagggcgaggaaaatttcggggagttcccggttacggtgggaggtcgggggccgagcgatgcgcgtttctctcgtacacgtacgcgcgtgtgtgcgaggcgttggctctaactgaacccgagcgaggaattgggctctaactaaacctgagtgattgcactgcaggctacgcgttactgaacccgagcgatcgatcgatggctgttaactgaacccgatcgatcgattccttcgctactgctgctaactgaagccgatcgatgctgcctctggatgaacagtgagcgttgctaggggggggggtttggatgaacagttcccggtgggggtggatgaacaggaccccatggtgttgcctctggatgaacaggaccccgatcaatcgagccggttggggctggatgaataggaccccgtgtagggcaggatgaacacgaccaccccgtggagggcagaatgaacagtagacggtggagggctggatgaacagtagcccgtggaggggtggtggaataggagcctgtggagagggctggttgaacagtagccggtggagtagcgcgtggtggaggctggatgaacaggagcccgtggatgaatagtcgcaggtggaggccggaagaggtcgacggtggatgaacagtagcccgtggaggcgggagggggtcgacggtggagatgaacagtgtcccgtggagtcccgttttgcggtacgccacacccctcccgatgaacatgacccccgtttcgaccgtagcgctccaacacaagtccgtttcctccgttttgcggtacgccacacccctcccaatcaacaggacccccgtttcgaccgtaggaggtccgtttcctccgttttgcggtacgccagacccctcccgatgaacaggatcccttttcaaacgtggccggtcgaacacaaggccgtttcctccgttctgcggtacgccaggcgtcgtttccatcggctgttccgtccaagccctcccgatgaacacgacgacgcattccgttccgacccagccggttggctccccatgaacacgacgacgacgctgtttctccgttccgaccgaGCCATGTACACTAggcctggccgtacgtatgcgcgagtaggcgttcgagaccctgcctgtatgtacgtacgtggccgtattttctttcttgcacactggccgctgtacatacgtgtacatgctacgtgcgcgccactactacgacacgtgcgcgcctctacatcgaccagtatgtacgtacacgttcgcgaccagaatgacaatgctacgtacgcttcgaccaggtgggtcccgactgtcaggcacttccttgcctgtgaagatgtagctggtgggtcccagcagtcaggggggcgaatcgtttttttgcccggacgcacttctttgcgtgcgaagatgtagctggtgggtcccagcagtcagggggaaacattttttttcgcgaaatacagtggcccgtccggtgggtcctagctgtcaggtggaggaatcattattttccatgtaataaggaggcacttccttgctgcggccgtggacccagctgtcagcctctccacatacagtccacgtccgatggaagtcgttccttgaccacgttgaccacgccgcgccgagagcaccagggcggtggacgacggcgaggcctaggaaggggacgacggggagccggggaagacgcggcagtggaagcccgcacggagaggagtacgagggttcattggttcggctacggtgtgaggctgccgtcgccgcagggcctgaccagcggtgggaatagtagggttcgatgaggcctccgcggcagcacagccggccacgggaggcaggagcatgcggcacgaccggcgctgctttgggcggctggagcaagaagaccagaggttaaagaagtactacggccgttggatggacatcgtacggtcactggagttagaatcgttcatattgactaaagttgacaaaggcccctgtcccagtcaacttagtaggcccacaagtcagcctcccaccatggtgggtcccagctagcagggggagtattcattttttttgtgcgtagtaaggaggcacttccttgcgtgcgaagatatagctggtgagtccgagctgtcagcggcggtaacgttttttttcacgaaatacagaggccctttcggtgggtccctgatgtcaggtggaggaatcattattttgcgcgtaataaggaggcatttccttgcgtgtggccgtggacccagctgtcggcctctccacgtacagtccacttcagatgcatgtcggtcgttgaccacgttgaccaggccgcgccgagagcaccagggcggtggacgacggcgaggcctaggaagggaacgacacggaggcagggaagactcggcagttgtttcccatgcggaggggagtacgactgtacgagggtttaatggtttgtctgccgtcgccggagaataatagcaggtgtgggtgagtagagggatggctaggccagcgatgggagtacggtggggcggtgaggcctacgcggcagcagagccggccgcggggaggagggagcaggcagtcccgccggcgcttgtttgagcggctggagcaggaagagcagagattgaagaagcacgacggccgttggatggccatccaacagtcactgcttgtgcgtcaaccttttttttaggaaagcctcaaatatgtggaaaacagcatacagcccatctgccattatttctaataatttacagcccatgtgctaattattaaggtttttttggagcccatattctttttgttagcattacaacccatattgtggccacggttaaaaaattatacaaaattttgcatatttcggtgcggtccgaactgtttttaatcccgaaatttcgactcacattcaaactgattttaaaaataaatgtataccaatataaaatccaacaaattcttcaatcataaaaattaatgtaatttaaaatctcgaaatgaaaaaaaagatatttgaaactaattgccggtttgatgtgttttaaaaatgtacaacccatttctcattactcaTGGAcaattttctcggccagccgaatgaaagctctcttcgtcttgaaagatttgcagcccaacaggcctgacaaagcgacttacttggcaaatcacaaaaaaactgggctgtggccgtggacccacctgtcagcctctccacgtacagtactcttccgatggaagtcgttccttgaccacgttgaccacgccacgcggagagcaccacggcggtggacgacgaggaggcctaggaaggggacgacgcggagccggggaagacgcggcagtggaagcccgcacggagaggagtacgagggttcactggttcggctgcggcgtgaggctgccgtcaccggaggccctggccagcggtgggaatagtaggggcgg contains:
- the LOC109783737 gene encoding uncharacterized protein gives rise to the protein MGNSGNFDHITFLLCDYRLIPPYKYGAIISCGVNQWNVGHEYMDEFFACCESYLAEDGILVLQFISIAEERYEQYRRRPHFVKEYIFPGGCIPSLARVMSAITTSSRFSIEHVENTGPNYYTTLMHWRDNFMANKDQVLELSFDEKFIRIWEFYLIYSAAGFKSRAVGDYQIRIYVVFSRPGNRRLGLP